One part of the Olleya sp. YS genome encodes these proteins:
- a CDS encoding 4a-hydroxytetrahydrobiopterin dehydratase: MSKLTQTEIEQRLLRLPEWEYYDNAIHAEFEFGNFKDCFSAMSRMAFECEALNHHPEWTNEYNVLKISITTHDAGGVTEKDFKLALAIEHIVEEDEE, from the coding sequence ATGTCAAAACTTACACAAACAGAAATTGAACAACGCTTATTAAGATTACCAGAATGGGAATACTATGATAACGCGATACACGCTGAGTTTGAATTTGGAAACTTTAAAGATTGCTTTAGCGCTATGAGCAGAATGGCTTTTGAGTGTGAAGCACTAAACCATCATCCAGAATGGACTAACGAGTATAATGTACTTAAAATATCCATAACCACACATGATGCAGGTGGTGTTACAGAGAAAGATTTCAAGCTAGCATTAGCAATAGAACATATTGTTGAAGAGGACGAAGAATAG
- the uvrA gene encoding excinuclease ABC subunit UvrA has product MSTTLSEVNPKENIIIKGAKLHNLKNIDVVIPRRKLVVITGLSGSGKSSLAFDTLYAEGQRRYVESLSSYARQFLGRLNKPKVDYIKGIAPAIAIEQKVNSTNPRSTVGTTTEIYDYLKLLFARIGHTYSPISGQEVRKDTVTDVLNYIKTLAEGEKLLLLSPIILEEGRELQDKLKALNAQGYARVKANNKVIRLDEANSLKHAKDLFLVVDRIVTKNDEDFYNRLADAVQTAFYEGKGNCFIETLADNTIRHFSNKFELDSIDFLEPNVHLFSFNNPYGACPKCEGYGDVIGIDDDLVIPNTALSVYENAIFPWRGESMSWYRDQLVNNSHKFDFPIHKPYFELSDEHKNLIWNGNQYFEGLNSFFAELESKAYKIQNRVMLSRYRGKTKCKTCNGKRLRKEANYVKIGNATITDLVELPLNKLANFFNQLELNDYDTKIAERLLVEIKNRLSFLHNVGLDYLTLNRKSNTLSGGESQRINLATSLGSSLVGSMYILDEPSIGLHPKDTERLIKVLQSLRDLGNTVIVVEHDEDIMKEADQIIDIGPEAGTFGGEVVATGTYKDILKSKSLTAQYLNETLKIEVPKKRRTSKYSVDVIGARENNLKNIDVSFPLEMLTVITGVSGSGKSTLVKKILYPAIQKQLTGFSDKAGQFTELKGNFSNIQNIEFIDQNPIGRSSRSNPVTYVKAYDDIRALYAKQKLSTIRNYAAKHFSFNVDGGRCETCKGEGEVTIEMQFMADVHLECETCKGKRFKKEVLEVTFADKNIDDILNLTIDDAITFFDNNGASKIKNKLQPLQDVGLGYVTLGQSSSTLSGGEAQRIKLATFLGKGNTKDKTLFIFDEPTTGLHFHDIQKLLKSFYALIAKGHSIIVVEHNLELIKCADHIIDLGPEGGENGGQLVAFGTPEEVIKVKTSVTSQYLKEKL; this is encoded by the coding sequence ATGAGTACCACGCTTTCCGAAGTAAATCCAAAAGAGAACATTATTATTAAAGGTGCAAAATTGCACAATCTTAAAAATATAGATGTTGTTATTCCTAGAAGAAAATTAGTTGTTATTACAGGATTATCTGGTTCTGGAAAATCAAGTTTGGCTTTCGATACCTTATATGCTGAAGGACAAAGACGTTATGTAGAAAGCTTATCCAGTTATGCTAGACAGTTTCTAGGACGATTAAACAAACCCAAGGTAGATTATATTAAGGGAATTGCACCAGCAATAGCTATTGAACAGAAAGTAAATAGCACCAATCCAAGATCCACGGTTGGAACCACTACAGAGATTTATGATTATTTAAAACTACTATTTGCAAGAATTGGACATACTTACTCTCCTATTTCTGGCCAAGAGGTTAGAAAAGATACGGTTACTGATGTTTTAAATTATATTAAAACCTTAGCTGAAGGCGAAAAATTATTACTGTTATCACCAATAATTTTAGAGGAAGGTCGAGAATTGCAAGACAAACTTAAAGCCTTAAATGCACAAGGTTATGCAAGGGTTAAAGCTAATAACAAAGTTATCCGCTTAGATGAAGCTAACAGTTTAAAACATGCTAAAGATTTATTTTTAGTTGTGGATAGAATTGTCACTAAAAATGATGAAGATTTTTACAACAGACTAGCAGATGCTGTTCAAACTGCTTTTTATGAAGGTAAAGGAAATTGTTTCATTGAAACATTAGCGGACAACACAATTAGACATTTTAGTAATAAATTTGAGCTGGATAGTATCGACTTTCTAGAGCCAAATGTACATTTATTTAGTTTTAATAATCCTTATGGAGCTTGTCCTAAATGTGAAGGTTATGGTGATGTTATTGGTATTGATGATGATTTAGTGATCCCAAACACAGCACTTTCAGTGTATGAAAATGCTATATTCCCTTGGAGAGGAGAAAGCATGAGTTGGTACAGAGATCAATTGGTGAATAATTCTCATAAGTTTGATTTTCCTATTCATAAACCGTATTTTGAGTTGAGTGATGAGCACAAAAACTTAATTTGGAATGGAAACCAATATTTTGAAGGATTGAATAGCTTTTTCGCTGAGCTTGAAAGTAAAGCCTACAAGATTCAAAACCGTGTGATGCTATCACGTTATAGAGGAAAAACAAAATGCAAAACCTGTAATGGTAAGCGCTTACGCAAAGAAGCTAATTACGTGAAAATTGGAAATGCAACTATAACAGATTTAGTAGAATTACCATTAAACAAGTTAGCTAACTTCTTTAACCAACTAGAATTAAATGATTACGACACCAAAATTGCAGAGCGCTTACTAGTTGAAATCAAAAACAGATTAAGCTTCTTACATAACGTTGGGTTGGACTATTTAACTCTAAACAGAAAATCGAACACATTATCTGGTGGTGAGAGTCAGCGTATAAATTTAGCCACATCTTTAGGAAGTAGCTTAGTAGGTTCTATGTATATTCTTGATGAACCTAGTATTGGATTACACCCTAAAGACACAGAGCGTTTAATTAAAGTCTTACAGTCCTTACGCGACTTAGGTAATACAGTTATAGTTGTAGAGCATGATGAAGACATCATGAAAGAAGCCGATCAAATTATAGATATTGGTCCAGAAGCTGGAACATTTGGTGGTGAAGTCGTTGCAACAGGCACATATAAAGATATTTTAAAATCAAAGTCTTTAACTGCGCAATACTTAAATGAAACTCTCAAAATAGAAGTCCCTAAAAAACGTCGAACTAGTAAATATAGTGTTGATGTTATTGGAGCTAGAGAAAATAACTTAAAAAATATTGATGTTAGCTTTCCTTTAGAAATGTTGACCGTTATTACAGGTGTTTCTGGTAGTGGTAAAAGTACTTTAGTTAAAAAAATATTATATCCTGCTATACAAAAGCAACTAACTGGATTTAGTGATAAAGCTGGGCAATTTACCGAGTTAAAAGGAAACTTTAGTAATATTCAAAATATTGAATTTATTGATCAAAATCCAATTGGTCGTTCATCACGATCTAATCCAGTAACTTACGTTAAAGCTTATGACGATATTAGAGCGTTGTATGCTAAGCAAAAGCTAAGCACAATCCGTAATTATGCTGCTAAACACTTTAGCTTTAATGTGGATGGTGGACGTTGCGAAACCTGTAAAGGTGAAGGTGAAGTGACTATAGAAATGCAATTTATGGCAGATGTCCATTTAGAATGTGAGACTTGTAAAGGCAAACGATTTAAAAAAGAAGTTCTAGAAGTTACATTTGCAGATAAAAATATTGATGATATTTTAAACCTCACTATTGATGATGCAATTACTTTTTTTGATAATAATGGTGCAAGTAAAATTAAGAACAAACTACAACCGCTACAAGATGTAGGTTTAGGTTATGTAACATTAGGGCAAAGCTCTTCTACCCTGTCTGGTGGTGAAGCTCAGCGTATAAAACTGGCTACTTTCTTAGGTAAAGGAAACACAAAAGACAAAACATTATTCATTTTTGATGAACCAACAACTGGATTACATTTTCATGACATCCAGAAATTATTAAAATCCTTTTATGCGTTAATTGCTAAAGGCCATTCTATTATTGTTGTCGAGCACAATTTAGAACTCATTAAATGTGCAGATCACATTATAGATTTAGGTCCAGAAGGAGGTGAAAATGGTGGGCAACTTGTAGCTTTTGGTACTCCAGAAGAAGTTATTAAAGTTAAAACTAGTGTGACTAGTCAATATTTAAAAGAAAAGTTGTAA
- a CDS encoding YebC/PmpR family DNA-binding transcriptional regulator, producing MGRAFEFRKARKMKRWSAMSKAFTRIGKDIVMAVKEGGPDPASNSRLRAVIQNAKAVNMPKDNVERAIKKASDKSQGDFKEVIFEGYAPHGIAVLVETATDNNTRTVANVRSYFNKCDGSLGTSGSVVFMFDHTCNFRVNAEGLDAEELELEFIDFGAEEVFVDDDGILIYAPFESFGAIQAELERREIEILSSGFERIPQVTKPLTPEQAADVEKLLEKLEEDDDVQNVYHTMEETE from the coding sequence ATGGGAAGAGCTTTTGAGTTTAGAAAAGCACGTAAAATGAAGCGTTGGTCTGCAATGAGCAAGGCATTTACACGTATTGGAAAAGATATTGTAATGGCAGTTAAAGAAGGTGGACCAGATCCAGCTAGTAACTCGCGTTTAAGAGCTGTCATACAAAATGCCAAAGCGGTAAATATGCCTAAGGATAATGTAGAGCGTGCTATAAAAAAAGCAAGCGATAAAAGTCAAGGCGATTTTAAAGAAGTAATTTTTGAAGGCTATGCTCCACATGGAATTGCGGTATTAGTAGAGACTGCTACAGATAACAACACACGTACTGTTGCAAATGTTAGAAGCTATTTTAATAAATGTGATGGTAGTTTAGGTACTTCAGGATCTGTAGTATTTATGTTTGATCACACCTGTAATTTTAGAGTTAATGCAGAAGGATTAGATGCAGAAGAATTAGAATTAGAATTTATAGATTTTGGTGCTGAAGAAGTATTTGTTGATGATGATGGTATTTTAATTTATGCGCCTTTTGAGAGTTTCGGTGCTATACAAGCAGAATTAGAGCGTCGTGAGATTGAAATATTATCTTCTGGTTTTGAGCGTATTCCGCAAGTCACTAAACCACTAACTCCAGAACAAGCTGCAGATGTAGAAAAACTCTTAGAAAAATTAGAGGAAGATGATGATGTGCAAAACGTTTATCATACTATGGAAGAAACCGAGTAA
- a CDS encoding sigma-70 family RNA polymerase sigma factor, with product MQKETITDAVLVSNYIKGDETALEVLITRHKQRIYSFIYSKVYDRDVTEDVFQDTFIKVIRTLKRGKYNEEGKFLPWVMRIAHNLVIDYFRKNKRMPKFDNSGEFNIFSVISDSSLNAEKTMVKEQVEADVRRLIEELPEDQKEVLMMRMYNDMSFKEISERTGVSINTALGRMRYALINMRKVIEKHNIVLTN from the coding sequence ATGCAAAAAGAAACAATCACAGACGCTGTTCTAGTAAGTAACTATATCAAAGGTGATGAAACTGCTTTAGAAGTTTTAATTACTAGACACAAACAACGTATTTACAGTTTTATTTATTCAAAAGTTTACGACAGAGATGTCACTGAAGATGTTTTTCAGGACACTTTTATCAAGGTTATTCGTACCTTAAAACGAGGAAAATATAACGAAGAGGGTAAATTTTTACCTTGGGTTATGCGTATTGCACATAATTTAGTCATTGACTATTTTAGAAAGAATAAAAGAATGCCAAAATTTGATAATTCTGGCGAGTTTAACATCTTTTCGGTAATTAGTGATAGTTCATTAAATGCTGAAAAAACTATGGTAAAAGAACAAGTTGAAGCAGATGTACGTCGATTGATTGAAGAATTACCAGAAGACCAAAAAGAAGTTTTAATGATGCGTATGTACAATGATATGAGTTTTAAAGAAATCTCAGAGCGTACAGGTGTTAGTATCAATACTGCATTGGGACGTATGCGTTATGCTTTAATAAACATGAGAAAGGTGATTGAAAAACATAATATTGTATTAACTAATTAG
- the bcp gene encoding thioredoxin-dependent thiol peroxidase: MNTLKQGDTVPNFTVNDQDGNPVSLSDYKGKKLVVFFYPKASTPGCTAEACNLTDNYKALQDKGYEILGVSADSEKRQANFKAKYNFPFPLLADENKEVINAFGVWGLKKFMGREYDGIHRKTFLVDEKGVVAHVIDKVKTKDHAAQILAL, from the coding sequence ATGAATACATTAAAGCAAGGTGATACAGTACCAAATTTTACAGTTAATGATCAAGACGGAAACCCAGTATCATTATCAGATTATAAAGGAAAAAAATTAGTAGTTTTTTTCTATCCTAAAGCAAGCACACCAGGTTGTACTGCTGAAGCTTGTAATTTAACAGACAATTACAAAGCATTACAAGATAAAGGCTATGAAATTTTAGGAGTAAGTGCAGATTCTGAAAAACGCCAAGCTAATTTTAAAGCTAAATACAATTTTCCGTTTCCACTTTTAGCAGATGAAAACAAAGAGGTTATCAATGCGTTTGGTGTTTGGGGTTTAAAAAAGTTTATGGGTAGAGAATATGATGGAATCCACCGTAAAACATTTTTAGTGGATGAAAAAGGTGTAGTAGCTCATGTTATAGATAAGGTAAAAACAAAAGACCATGCTGCACAAATTTTAGCACTTTAA
- the nth gene encoding endonuclease III, which translates to MTKQEKVDFVINTLNRLYPEIPIPLDHKDPYTLLVAVLLSAQCTDVRVNQITPLLFAKADNPHDMIKMSQEEIKDIIRPCGLSPMKSKGIYGLSHILIDKHDGKVPQSFEALEALPAVGHKTASVVMSQAFGVPAFPVDTHIHRLMYRWNLSNGKNVQQTEKDAKRLFPKDLWNDLHLQIIWYGREYSPARGWDLEKDIITKTIGRASVLKAYYK; encoded by the coding sequence ATGACTAAGCAAGAAAAGGTAGATTTTGTTATAAATACGTTAAATCGCTTATACCCAGAAATCCCAATTCCGTTAGACCATAAAGATCCTTACACCTTATTAGTTGCTGTGTTATTATCTGCGCAGTGTACTGACGTTAGAGTAAATCAAATCACACCATTATTATTTGCAAAAGCGGACAATCCTCATGACATGATTAAAATGAGTCAAGAGGAAATCAAAGACATTATAAGGCCTTGTGGCTTGTCACCTATGAAAAGTAAGGGTATTTATGGCTTGTCTCATATTTTAATTGATAAGCATGATGGTAAAGTCCCACAATCGTTTGAAGCTTTAGAAGCTTTACCAGCTGTTGGACACAAAACTGCTAGTGTTGTTATGAGTCAAGCTTTTGGTGTACCTGCATTTCCTGTAGATACACATATACACAGATTGATGTATCGTTGGAATTTAAGTAATGGAAAAAACGTACAACAAACAGAAAAAGATGCTAAACGCTTATTTCCAAAAGATTTATGGAATGACCTTCATCTTCAAATTATTTGGTATGGTCGTGAATACTCTCCAGCTAGAGGTTGGGATTTAGAAAAAGATATAATTACTAAAACCATTGGTAGAGCTTCTGTTTTAAAAGCGTATTATAAATAA